The Rhizobium sp. CCGE531 genomic sequence CCGGCGTTTCGGGCATGCGACGGCGAACATGTTCGACAGCGGTCTGGTTGGGGATGAGGTCGTCGAGCTGGTGTTGGGCGAAGAAGCCGATCTTCAGGCTCGGCGCCAGCTTGACGTCACCGCTTTCCGCGCCGAGTCGGCCCGAAATGAATTTCGCGAAGGTCGATTTGCCGTTGCCGTTCGAGCCGAGCAGGGCGATGCGGTCGTCTGCGTCGATACGCAGGTTCAGGCGCTTCAGGATCGGCTTTTCCGGTTCATAGCCGACGGCGCCGCCGCTGATCGCTATGATGGGCGAGGCAGGCTGCTTTTCCGGTTCCGGAAAGCTGAAGCCCATCACATGGTCTTCGATGACGGCGGCGACGGTTCCCATTCGCTCCAGCGCCTTAACGCGCGATTGCGCCTGCTTGGCCTTGGAGGCCTTGGCCTTGAAACGGTCGATAAAGCTCTGCAGATGCTTGCGCGCGGCGTCGTTCTTGGCTTTCGCCTTCATCTGCAGCTCGTCGGCCTCGGCCTTCTGCCGCTCGAACTGATCGTAGGAGCCGCGATAGAAGGTGAGCTTCTTCTGGTCGAGATGCACGATGGAATTGACCGCCGTGTTCAAAAGATCGCGGTCGTGCGAGATGATGATGACCGTATGCGGGTAGCGGCGAATATAGTCTTCCAGCCAGAGCGTGCCTTCAAGGTCGAGATAGTTCGTCGGTTCGTCGAGCAGCAGAAGATCCGGCTCGGAGAACAGCACGGCGGCAAGGGCGACGCGCATGCGCCAGCCGCCGGAGAAGGAGGACGCCGGGCGCTTCTGCGCCTCGTGGTCGAAGCCGAGGCCGGCAAGGATGCTGGCGGCGCGCGCTTCGGCCGAATGCGCGCCGATATCGGCAAGCCGGGTCTGGATATCGGCGATGCGATGCGGGTCGGTGGCGGTTTCGGCTTCCACAAGCAAGGCGGAGCGTTCCTTGTCGGCCGCAAGCACGATATCGATCAGCGGATCCTCGGTACCTGGCGCTTCCTGCGCAACCTGGCCGATGCGGGCATTGCGCGGGATCGAGACCGAACCGCTTTCCGCGGCGAGATCGCCGGTGATGATCCTGAACAGCGTGGACTTGCCAGCGCCATTCTTGCCGACAAGACCCGCCTTCGCGCCCGCCGGAAGCGTCACGTTGGCATGGTCGATGAGAAGACGGCCGGCGATCCGGGCGGAGAGGTCGGAAATCGAAATCATGGCGCGGTTTTGGCCGAACTCGGCGCCGAAGGCAAGAGTGTGAAGACGCTTAGGTGGTAGCGTTTTGCGAGGACTTCGACGGGTTCGCGCAGTTGCGCAGCCGCTCGGTCAGCTCCGTTTCATAGAGCATGAGGTTGCTGAGCGAGGCATTGAGGCTGTCGAGAGCGGCATAGCCAAGCGGGGTGGCGTCGATCTCGCGAACAAAACGTTGCTTCTTCATCAGCCCCTTGGCGAGCTGATCCGCGACTTCGCGCAGCATTTCGGCCGCATCGCTTTCCGATTTACGGGCCACCAGCCCGCAATGGCTGACAAGGCGATGCTTCAGGCCGATTTCGTCGAGCCCGTTTTGCGAGGGAAGAGCGCCCAGCGCCTCGACCTCTTCGGCAAGACAACGGTCCTGGCCATAGAGCGCTTCATGGAAGAGCTGATAGTTGCGCGGCAGGTTCTTCACCTTCAGCCGCGTCATGAAGCGGCCGATAACCTCGAGCTCGGTTTCCGTTTCATCGTCATCGATGGAATATGCCGAAACGCTTTTGTGGGAGTTCTTCATGCCTGCCCGTGACCGTGATCTGATATATCCTATCAATCTGTAGGAGGGCAGGTTAAGGGAACATGAACAAAATCGCCGGTCCTCGTCGCAGCGCAACAAAATGAGGCATGTGGTGAACGCCCAGGCGAAGATGGGGAACGACGGTTCCCCTCTTGGCTACATCCAATGCTGTCCTTCGCTGCGCAGGAAATGCAGGAGATCCAGCACCAGGGACGGCTTGCCCATGGAGGTCAGGATCATGTGGCATTGGCCGCGGTGATGGGTGTGGTGGTTGAACATATGTGCCACTGCCAGATGGAGGGGAACGGTAATGGCGCCTGGCCGCAGCACGGATGTATAGGTGATGTCGGCGGCAAGAGCATCGGCATCGAGCGCTTCTACCCAGTCCGTGATGCGCCGATCCTCCGCCTCCCGCATCGTCCGAAGCCCGGCTAGATCGTCGTGCAGGCCGACGTCCAACGCCCTCGGTATTTCACCCGTGCCGTTGAAACGATGCATCCACAACCGGTCCGCCACCAGCAGATGGTTCAGCGTTCCGTGGAGCGAACCGAAGAAGGCGCCGCGATCTTCGTGGAATTCCGTATCGCTGAGGCGTGCCGCAGCGTCGTAGACCTGAACATTGGCCCAACGATTGTAATCCGCGAGCATTTTGAAATGTCTGAGCATATGCATCTCCTCCATGGTCATGATGATGTCGCGCGCGAAGTCCGCCACCGAGCCACCGCTTCGCGGCCTGGCTGACTGCGAATCGGCCGCTCGGACTGTGACAGCAGCGTGAAATTGGCCGATCCCCCTTGTTTTCGGGCTTTGAGGCAGGTAAACACCGCCCACTTTTCTCTGATTACAAGGAATGGATCCATGGCGATTGAACGTACTTTCTCGATGATCAAGCCGGACGCGACGAAGCGCAACCTGACCGGCGCCATCACCAAGGTTTTTGAAGACAACGGCCTGCGCGTCATCGCCTCCAAGCGCGTCTGGATGAGCAAGCGCGAAGCTGAAGGCTTCTACGCCGTTCACAAGGAGCGTCCTTTCTTCGGTGAGCTCGTCGAAGGCATGACCTCCGGCCCGACCATCGTTCAGGTCCTGGAAGGCGAAAACGCCATCCTGAAGAACCGCGAAATCATGGGCGCGACCAACCCGGCAAACGCTGACGAAGGCACGATCCGCAAGACCTTCGCGCTTTCGATCGGCGAAAACTCCGTTCACGGCTCGGACGCTCCGGAAACGGCTGCCGTCGAAATCGCCTACTGGTTCTCGGAAACCGAAATCGTCGGCTGAATCGGCCTCTCAGCTCTGATGCTGAACGATTTGAATTGACTCATGAAAGCCGGGATCTCGATCCCGGCTTTTTTCATGCCGGACAGGCGGCATCATGCCCGTAATCGGCGCTGCCGTCACCCTTGAAAATATCCGGATTGGCGGTATAGACCGGGCCGACGACGAGCGGCTTGGTCGGCAGCACCGTCTGGTCGAGATCGGATTTGACCTCAGTCTTGATCGTCTGGATCGTCTTGTCGCCGGCGTCCACCAGCTTGATCGAAACGGAGTAAGGGCGGTCTTTGCGCACGCAGTGCAGGTCCGGACTTTCCAGCGTGATCTTGTCCCAGAAGGTATAGATCTTCTGGTTGACGACGAGCGGATCGCCGCCCGCTGGATTTTCGAATTCCGCCACGGCGGTCGTTCCCTCGGGGATCGGGGCGATCTTCTTCAGCGTGATCATGTAGCTCGCGCTCGCCACGCGGTAGTTGAACACAAAGAGGCGGCCGGTAAGCTGGGTCGGGCCGTCATCGTCTTTCCTCTGGCAGCCGGCCAGCGACAGGCCGGCGATTATCCCAATGCTCATCGTTGTCAGCATGATCCTTCGCATTGTCATGGCGCGGTCTCCTCCTTCTTGCGCCGGTAATGCCGGCTTGCCTTGGCGCGGTTGCCGCAGACCGCCATATCGCACCAGGCGCGGCTCTTGTTCTTGCTGCGGTCGATGAAGAGCCAGCCGCAGTTGCGGCATATTTTCATCCGCTCGGGATCGGACATGGCGATGAGGCGCAGCGTCGAATGTACGGTCGCGGCATCGAGCCCATCGGCCGAGGCTTGCCGCAAGACCTTCGCCAACGCGGCAAGAAGATCGGCCAGAAGCAGGTCGGCGGGCTCGCCGAGAACGCGCGCCCGGAAATAGCGGTCGATCGTCTCGCGCAATGAGATGAAGTCGGCCTTGTCTTCCCGCCGCACAGGCAGGATATCACCGAAGAGCGTCCGCTCGGCGCAGAAATTCATGGCCGCCTTCGGAAAGCTCTCCATCTGTCCATGCGCTTCAAAGCGGTCGATCCGGCGCTCGTCGTCATGGCGCAGGATGACGCTATTGGCGACATCGAGCGCGAGTGCGCCACCGGAAAAACGATGTGGGGTCCAGGAAAAGCTCATGGAGAAAATTATAACTGGTAAAATTCATTTTGCCAGTTACTATTTGCCTGTTCCTCGGAGGGGTGAATGGCCTATCTTCTGCAGCAACTGGCGAATGCCGTTCCGCTCGCTGCACTCTATGCGGCGCTGGCCTTCGGCTATTCCATTGCGTTCGGGGTTATGAAGCGGGCCGATATCACCTATGGCGCGCTGTTCGCCTTTGCCGGCCAGATGCTCGTGCTCTTTACCGATGTCGGCTACACGAGAATGTATCTGATCCTGCCGGCGGCCTTTGCCTTCGGCGCCGTGATCGCCGTCGGCTATACGCTTGGCACCAGCCTTCTCGTCGGCCGCGCGATCATGCTGCCCTTGTCGCGCAAGTCCCCGAATACCGTCATCGTCGCGGCACTCGGCATGATGATCATTCTCATGGAAACCGCCCGGCTGGCCTCCAACACGCGTGGCATCTGGCTGCCGCCTTTCCTGAACGGTGCGATCGTCTTCTGGGATAGCGGTGATTTCCGCGTGACGCTGACCGAAATCCAGCTGCTCAATACCGCCTTGATGATCCTGGTCGTTCTTGCAGGCGCCTATGTGCTGAAACGCACCGCATGGGGCCGCATCTGGCGGGCGGTGACCGACGATGCGCTTGCCGCCGAACTTTGCGGTGCCAGCGCCAATCGCGTCTTCCTGCTGGCCTATGTCGCCTCCGCGCTCGTCGCGACCATCTGTGGCCTGCTCGCCACCTCCTATTACGGAACGATGGATTTCGGGGCAGGGCTGATGTTCGGGCTCAAGGTGCTGATGATTGCGGCGGTCGGCGGCTATTCCGATCCGCTGAAGTCGGCGGGCGGAGCAGCACTCCTCGGCCTCACCGAAACGATGTGGGGCGCCTACGGCCCGTTCCTGTGGCGCGACTTTGTCATCTTCTCGCTGCTCGTGCTGCTGCTGGTCTTGAGCCGCCGCGAGCGGGTGGTGCCTTAAACCTATTTATTGCCGGCCCATTTGTCGCGCGCCGCACCGTCGGCATCCTTGGCGGAAACCCAGCCGCCTTGCGCGCCATCCCTGCCATGCTCCTTCTTCCAGAAAGGCGCGGAGGTTTTCAGGAAATCCATGACGAAATTGGCGCCGTCGAAAGCGGCCTGCCGATGTGGTGCGGCGGCGATGACGAGGACGATATTCTCGCCGGGCGCGATCTTGCCGTAGCGGTGGATGGCGGTGAGGCCAAGAAGCTCGAAGCGTTCGATGGCAAGTGTGGCAATGCGGGTGATCTCCGCCTCCGCCATGCCCGGATAATGTTCGAGTTCCAGCGCACCCAAAGTGCCGCCTTCGTCACGGCAGAGGCCGGAGAAGGTCACGACCGCGCCGATGTCGCGCCGCCCGTCGGTCAGCCGGTCGATCTCCGCCTGGAGATCGAAATCCTCGCGCTGAACTTTGACGAATGGTGAAATCATCGCAATTTCCTTGATCGTCCTCGCAATCGGGCTGAGGACCTTCCGGCCCTTCGCCTTGGCTCAGGGCGTTCGTCGCTGCAATCGATTCACTGGATCGATTGCTCGGGCCGTCGCCCGACCGCTCCTCACCCCCCCGTCATCGGTGGGAAGAGCCCGATCTCCCGCGCTCCGACGATGGGCTCGTCGTGATCGGCATGTTCCATGTCGATGGCGACGCGGATCGCCTCGGGGAATTGAAGTGCTGCCTCGTATTCCTCTCCCAAGCTCTTCAAATGACTGAGGAGATCGCCGACGGTGACGACATCGGCGGGCAGGGAAATATCCTCCTCCGCTTTGCCGATCCGCTCACGCACCCAGGCGAAATAGACGAGCTTCGTCATCATTCCTCATCCACGACATGCTTCAGCCCGGCGCGGAAATAATCGTAGCCGGTGTAGATGGTCAAAAGCGCCGCGATCCAGAGCAAGACGATGCCCATCTCCGTCGTATAGGGTAGCACCTTGTCGCCCGCCGGCCCAGCCAGAAGGAAGGCGATGGCCACGAGCTGGGCGGTCGTCTTCCATTTCGCGATCCGCGTCACGGGAACGCTCACTTTCAATCCGGCCATATATTCGCGCAGGCCGGATACCAGTATTTCTCGGCAAAGGATGATGATCGCAGCCCACAGTGACCAGCCGGCGATCGTGCCGTCGGCGGCCACCAGCAGCAGGATCGCGGAGACCAGCAGCTTGTCGGCGATCGGGTCGAGCATGCGGCCGATATTCGAGGTCTGGTTCCAGATGCGCGCGAGATAGCCGTCGAGGAAATCGGTGATCGAGGCGATGACGAAGATCCAGAGCGCGACCCATCGCGCGAAATCGGAGCCTTCCAGCTTGCCTTCGATGAAGAAGCAAAGAACGATCAGGGGAACGCAGAGAATGCGGCCGTAGGTGAGCAGATTGGGGATGCTGTAAGCGCGCGAAGCCATGGAAATCGTTTCGTTTCGGTTGTCTCGGCGGACAGCGATGAGGCTCCGTTTCGGTCTCATCGTGTTCCGAGCATTTGATGATCTCGATCCTCTCCAAAAACCGCTTCGCACTTTTTGGGATCAAATCCTAGATGATGGTTTGGCTGCCTTATCGTCAATATTGTTTCTGTTTTTTCACCGCCATTGCGTGGAATTTGCGACCAGCTTTTTCTATTTCGCGGCGTCTTCGTGAAAATGATTATAGACCTGCCGCGCCACGGCTTCCGATATGCCCTCCACCGCCATCAAATCCGATAGGGCGGCGCGCGATACCGCTTTGGCGGTGCCGAAATGCTGCAGCAGCGCGCGCTTGCGTGAAGGGCCGATGCCGCCGATCTCGTCGAGCGGGTTTTTCACCATCTCCTTCTTGCGCCGGGCGCGATGGGAGCCGATGGCGAAGCGGTGCGCCTCGTCGCGCAGGCGCTGGATGAAATAGAGCACGGGGTCGCGCGGCGGCAGCGTGAAGCTTTCGCGCGATGGGGCGAAGAAGCGTTCGCGCCCGGCGTCGCGGTCGACACCCTTGGCAACGCCGATGGCGATGACGCTGTCGGTAATCCCGAGCTCCTCGAGAATGGCGCGCACCGCCGTCATCTGCCCCTGGCCGCCGTCGATCAGGATGATATCGGGCCAGACGGGGAAGGGGCGGTCGGCTGCATCCACCGTCGCATCAGCCATGCCGCTGCGGTCGGGCTTGCCTTCCTCCTTCAGGAGCCGGGAGAAGCGACGGGTCATGACCTCGCGCATCATGCCGAAGTCGTCGCCCGGCGTGATGTCGGTCGATTTGATGTTGAACTTGCGGTACTGATTTTTGACGAAGCCTTCCGGCCCGGCGACGACCATGCCGCCCACGGCATTCGTACCCATGATATGGGAGTTGTCGTATATTTCGATGCGCTGCGGCACATAGGGAAGCTGGAACGTTTCCTTGAAGCCTTCGAGCAGTCGCGATTGCGAGGCGGTTTCCGCGAGCTTGCGGCCATGTGCCTCGCGGGCATTGGCGATGACGTGTTCGACCAGATCGCGCTTCTCGCCGCGCTGCGGCACCAGGATCGCAACCTTGTGGCCGGCCTTCTCGCCGAGGGCCGCCGCCAGCAGCTCGATTTCCTCGACCGTCTCCGACAACAGGATCTGCCGCGGCACCGGCTTGTCGTCATAGAACTGCGCCAGGAAGGCGTTCAGCACTTCGGCGCCCGAGAGCGACGGATCGGCCTTCGGGAAATAGGCGCGGTTGCCCCAGTTCTGGCCCGTGCGGAAGAAGAAGACCTGGATGCAGGAAATGCCGCCCTCGTGGTGGATCGCGAAGACATCGGCTTCCTCGACGCCGGCGGGATTGATGCCCTGATGGCTCTGCACATGCGACAGCGCGGCCAGCCGATCGCGGAAGATGGCGGCGCGTTCGAAGTCCAGATCCTCAGCGGCGGCGTTCATCGCCTCGGCCATGTGGGCCTTGACGTTCTGGCTCTTGCCCGAAAGGAAGTCCTTCGCTTCCTGCACCAGCTCTCCATAGCCTGCATCGCTGATCTCATGCGTGCATGGCCCGGAACATCGTTTGATCTGATGAAGCAGACAGGGGCGTGTGCGCGTC encodes the following:
- a CDS encoding ABC-F family ATP-binding cassette domain-containing protein — its product is MISISDLSARIAGRLLIDHANVTLPAGAKAGLVGKNGAGKSTLFRIITGDLAAESGSVSIPRNARIGQVAQEAPGTEDPLIDIVLAADKERSALLVEAETATDPHRIADIQTRLADIGAHSAEARAASILAGLGFDHEAQKRPASSFSGGWRMRVALAAVLFSEPDLLLLDEPTNYLDLEGTLWLEDYIRRYPHTVIIISHDRDLLNTAVNSIVHLDQKKLTFYRGSYDQFERQKAEADELQMKAKAKNDAARKHLQSFIDRFKAKASKAKQAQSRVKALERMGTVAAVIEDHVMGFSFPEPEKQPASPIIAISGGAVGYEPEKPILKRLNLRIDADDRIALLGSNGNGKSTFAKFISGRLGAESGDVKLAPSLKIGFFAQHQLDDLIPNQTAVEHVRRRMPETPEAKVRARVAQMGLATEKMDTQVKDLSGGEKARLLMGLAAFDAPNLLILDEPTNHLDIDSRNALIQALNDYSGAVILISHDRHLIEATVDRLWLVRDGTVTTFDGDLEEYRSLVVASPKSKDDKAKMNGIDDSVSKADQRKLNADRRASLAPLKKKINEIESLTGKLEKLIQALDVELADPALYEKAPAKAAEKAKQRSDAAEKLAAAEEQWLELSSEYESGMAG
- a CDS encoding DinB family protein, with the translated sequence MLRHFKMLADYNRWANVQVYDAAARLSDTEFHEDRGAFFGSLHGTLNHLLVADRLWMHRFNGTGEIPRALDVGLHDDLAGLRTMREAEDRRITDWVEALDADALAADITYTSVLRPGAITVPLHLAVAHMFNHHTHHRGQCHMILTSMGKPSLVLDLLHFLRSEGQHWM
- the ndk gene encoding nucleoside-diphosphate kinase, with the protein product MAIERTFSMIKPDATKRNLTGAITKVFEDNGLRVIASKRVWMSKREAEGFYAVHKERPFFGELVEGMTSGPTIVQVLEGENAILKNREIMGATNPANADEGTIRKTFALSIGENSVHGSDAPETAAVEIAYWFSETEIVG
- a CDS encoding CGNR zinc finger domain-containing protein, with product MSFSWTPHRFSGGALALDVANSVILRHDDERRIDRFEAHGQMESFPKAAMNFCAERTLFGDILPVRREDKADFISLRETIDRYFRARVLGEPADLLLADLLAALAKVLRQASADGLDAATVHSTLRLIAMSDPERMKICRNCGWLFIDRSKNKSRAWCDMAVCGNRAKASRHYRRKKEETAP
- a CDS encoding branched-chain amino acid ABC transporter permease, translated to MAYLLQQLANAVPLAALYAALAFGYSIAFGVMKRADITYGALFAFAGQMLVLFTDVGYTRMYLILPAAFAFGAVIAVGYTLGTSLLVGRAIMLPLSRKSPNTVIVAALGMMIILMETARLASNTRGIWLPPFLNGAIVFWDSGDFRVTLTEIQLLNTALMILVVLAGAYVLKRTAWGRIWRAVTDDALAAELCGASANRVFLLAYVASALVATICGLLATSYYGTMDFGAGLMFGLKVLMIAAVGGYSDPLKSAGGAALLGLTETMWGAYGPFLWRDFVIFSLLVLLLVLSRRERVVP
- a CDS encoding molybdenum cofactor biosynthesis protein MoaE, with product MISPFVKVQREDFDLQAEIDRLTDGRRDIGAVVTFSGLCRDEGGTLGALELEHYPGMAEAEITRIATLAIERFELLGLTAIHRYGKIAPGENIVLVIAAAPHRQAAFDGANFVMDFLKTSAPFWKKEHGRDGAQGGWVSAKDADGAARDKWAGNK
- the moaD gene encoding molybdopterin converting factor subunit 1 → MTKLVYFAWVRERIGKAEEDISLPADVVTVGDLLSHLKSLGEEYEAALQFPEAIRVAIDMEHADHDEPIVGAREIGLFPPMTGG
- the pgsA gene encoding CDP-diacylglycerol--glycerol-3-phosphate 3-phosphatidyltransferase produces the protein MASRAYSIPNLLTYGRILCVPLIVLCFFIEGKLEGSDFARWVALWIFVIASITDFLDGYLARIWNQTSNIGRMLDPIADKLLVSAILLLVAADGTIAGWSLWAAIIILCREILVSGLREYMAGLKVSVPVTRIAKWKTTAQLVAIAFLLAGPAGDKVLPYTTEMGIVLLWIAALLTIYTGYDYFRAGLKHVVDEE
- the uvrC gene encoding excinuclease ABC subunit UvrC; translation: MNGRKLPDGGVLYDESDDIEDDIEVEGDAAASPVAPIDWNEGGRNETGLRGAELIAEFVKRLPNNPGVYRMFNEGGDVLYVGKARSLKKRVSNYALGKVHSNRIARMVRETANMEFVTTRTETEALLLEANLIKRLRPRFNVLLRDDKSFPYILITGDHRAPAIFKHRGARARKGDYFGPFASAGAVGRTINSLQRAFLIRTCTDSVFETRTRPCLLHQIKRCSGPCTHEISDAGYGELVQEAKDFLSGKSQNVKAHMAEAMNAAAEDLDFERAAIFRDRLAALSHVQSHQGINPAGVEEADVFAIHHEGGISCIQVFFFRTGQNWGNRAYFPKADPSLSGAEVLNAFLAQFYDDKPVPRQILLSETVEEIELLAAALGEKAGHKVAILVPQRGEKRDLVEHVIANAREAHGRKLAETASQSRLLEGFKETFQLPYVPQRIEIYDNSHIMGTNAVGGMVVAGPEGFVKNQYRKFNIKSTDITPGDDFGMMREVMTRRFSRLLKEEGKPDRSGMADATVDAADRPFPVWPDIILIDGGQGQMTAVRAILEELGITDSVIAIGVAKGVDRDAGRERFFAPSRESFTLPPRDPVLYFIQRLRDEAHRFAIGSHRARRKKEMVKNPLDEIGGIGPSRKRALLQHFGTAKAVSRAALSDLMAVEGISEAVARQVYNHFHEDAAK